DNA from Amorphoplanes friuliensis DSM 7358:
GCGGGCTCGATCACGATTGCGCCACGGCTTCGCAGGGTCGCCACGTTCGCCTGGGTTGCGGGGTTTTCCCACATCTCGGTGTGCATCGCGGGAGCGAAGACGACCGGGCACGTCGCGGTCAGCAGCGTGTTGGTGAGCAGGTCGTCGGCGATGCCGTGGGCGGCCTTGGCGAGCATGTCGGCGGTGGCGGGCGCGACCACGACGAGGTCGGCGTGCCGGCCGATGCGCACGTGCGGCACCTCGTGGGCGTCGTCCCAGACCTCGGTGGCGACCGGGCGGCCCGACAGCGCCGCCCAGGTCGGCGCACCGACGAACTTGAGCGCCGACGCGGTCGGCACGACGCGGACGCCGTGACCCGATTCGGTGAACAGCCTCAGCAGCTCACAGGCCTTGTAGGCGGCGATGCCGCCGCAGACGCCGAGCACTACCTCGGGCATCAGCACACTCCCGGTATACGAAGAACCCGCGCCCGCACTGCGGACGCGGGCACCTGCTGGCACTCGATCAGGGGTTGTCGGTCGCCTCGGCGGTCAGCAGACCGGCGTTGATCTCACGCATCGCGATGGAGAGCGGCTTCTCCTGCGGCGTGGTCTCGACGAGGGGGCCGACATACTCCAGGAGGCCCTCACCGAGCTGGCTGTAGTAGGCGTTGACCTGGCGGGCGCGCTTGGCCGCGAAGATCACCAGCGAGTACTTCGACGAGGTCTTGTCGAGCAGCTCGTCGATCGGCGGGTTGGTGATGCCTTCGGGGTTCGCGATGGTTCCCACAGTGATGTACGTCCTTAATTCTCAGCGCCGGATGTCTTGGCCGGTTGTCTCGCGTTCGGGTTCGGATGCTCCCGCGTTCAGGCGCCGGGCTGCGGCTGAGCGGGCGTCAGAAACGACGAACCGAGCAATCCTACCAGCTCATCGGCCGCCCGCTCGACGAAGTCGTTGACCACGGTGCGGTCGAACTCCTTCTCGTGGGCGAGCTCCTCATCGGCGTGCTCGAGGCGGCGCCGGATGGTTTCCTCGTCGTCGGTGCCGCGGCCGATCAGCCGGCGCTTGAGCTCCTCGACGCTGGGCGGTGCCAGGAAGATCAGCTGAGCGTCGGGCATCGTGGCCCGCACCTGCCGGGCGCCCTGCAGATCGATCTTCAGCAGGACCGGGCGGCCCTGTTGCAGCCAGCCCTCGACCTGGGCCCGCGGGGTGCCGTAGAGGTTTCCCGCGAACTCCGCCCACTCGAGCAGCTGATCGCCGTCGATAAGGCGTTGGAACTCCGAACGGGTGACGAAGTGGTAGTGCTCTTGGTCGGTCTCGTAGTCGCGCTTCTTGCGGGTTGTCACCGACACCGACAGCTTGATCCATGGCGAGCGCGCCCGGATCAGCTCGATCACGCTGTCCTTGCCCACCCCCGAAGGGCCGGACAGGACGGTGAGTCGGGCTGCCGGGCGCGCGTCGTCATCCATGCTCACGGCTCATTCCTACACGAGCCGATGAGTCAGTTCGCAGCGAACTCCCCCAGGAGGGCCTTACGCTGCTGCTCGCCGAGGCCACGAAGACGGCGGCTGTCGGCGATCTTGAGCTTCTCCATGATCTGGGTGGCCCGGATCTTGCCGATGCCCGGCAGCGCCTGGAGCACGGCCGAAACCTTCAGCTTGCCGACGACGTCGTCGCCTTCCGCCCGGTCGAGCACGGCGGCGAGGGTGGTCTTGCCCTGCTTGAGCTGATCCTTCAGCTCTGCACGGGCCTTACG
Protein-coding regions in this window:
- the rpoZ gene encoding DNA-directed RNA polymerase subunit omega, giving the protein MGTIANPEGITNPPIDELLDKTSSKYSLVIFAAKRARQVNAYYSQLGEGLLEYVGPLVETTPQEKPLSIAMREINAGLLTAEATDNP
- the gmk gene encoding guanylate kinase, yielding MDDDARPAARLTVLSGPSGVGKDSVIELIRARSPWIKLSVSVTTRKKRDYETDQEHYHFVTRSEFQRLIDGDQLLEWAEFAGNLYGTPRAQVEGWLQQGRPVLLKIDLQGARQVRATMPDAQLIFLAPPSVEELKRRLIGRGTDDEETIRRRLEHADEELAHEKEFDRTVVNDFVERAADELVGLLGSSFLTPAQPQPGA
- the mihF gene encoding integration host factor, actinobacterial type yields the protein MPLPSLSPEQRAAALEKAAEIRKARAELKDQLKQGKTTLAAVLDRAEGDDVVGKLKVSAVLQALPGIGKIRATQIMEKLKIADSRRLRGLGEQQRKALLGEFAAN